One genomic segment of Gossypium arboreum isolate Shixiya-1 chromosome 3, ASM2569848v2, whole genome shotgun sequence includes these proteins:
- the LOC108474604 gene encoding uncharacterized protein LOC108474604 isoform X2, with protein MGEAPAPTNDEPTSTLVLAAKRTNRPDILRHFKHYLGGWDITNRHYWASVGFTGAAGFIFAALWFVSFGLFLAVYHCCGWRINIEGKKSDHSQTICLVMLILFTSVAATGCILLSIGQDEFHDEALHTLNYVVNQSDYTVQILKNVTQYLSLAKTISVAQVFLPSDVMTDIDKLNIDLNTAADTLTEKTDENAVKIKRVFNAVRLALITVAAVMLILALLGLLMSILGHQHAIHIFIVSGWLLVAVTFILYGIFVIMNNAISDTCLAMEEWVENPHAETALSNILPCVDPRTTNHTLTQSKQVITSIVDVVNTYIYSIANIDLSPDGNRYYNQSGPTMPPLCYPFDSQLQDRQCGSYEVSMANASLVWQNYTCMVSESGLCNTTGRITPDRFTQLVAAINESYALEHYTPPLLCLQNCDFVRDTFQNITSNYCHPLERYLKMVNAGLGLISVGVLLCLVLWIFYANRPRREEVFVKILLPMKLMSCKNIFNTNNKTTLSSANSV; from the exons ATGGGAGAAGCACCAGCTCCTACAAATGATGAACCTACAAGCACCCTGGTTTTGGCTGCAAAAAGGACAAATAGGCCGGACATTCTTCGCCATTTCAAGCATTATCTCGGTGGGTGGGATATTACCAACCGGCATTACTGGGCG TCTGTTGGATTTACAGGTGCTGCTGGATTCATTTTCGCTGCCTTATGGTTTGTTTCTTTTGGCTTGTTTCTTGCGGTGTATCATTGTTGTGGATGGAGAATAAACATCGAAGGAAAAAAATCAGATCACTCACAAACTATTTGTCTTGTAATGCTCATATTGTTCACAAGTGTTGCTGC GACTGGATGTATTCTTCTTTCTATTGGGCAAGATGAATTTCATGATGAAGCGTTGCATACTTTGAATTATGTTGTAAATCAGTCAGACTATACTGTACAGATCCTAAAGAATGTTACACAGTACCTATCTCTAGCGAAAACCATCAGTGTGGCTCAGGTTTTCCTTCCTTCCGATGTCATGACCGACATTGACAAGTTGAACATAGATCTAAACACTGCAGCAGATACACTTACTGAGAAGACTGATGAAAATGCTGTCAAAATAAAAAGAGTCTTCAATGCTGT ACGATTAGCACTGATCACCGTGGCAGCTGTGATGCTAATTTTGGCTCTGCTTGGTCTTT TGATGTCTATCCTAGGTCACCAACATGCCATTCACAT ATTCATAGTCAGCGGATGGTTGCTAGTAGCTGTTACATTCATTCTTTATGGAATTTTTGTAATCATGAACAA TGCAATTTCTGATACTTGTTTGGCTATGGAAGAATGGGTGGAAAATCCCCACGCGGAGACTGCTCTTAGTAACATCCTTCCTTGTGTTGATCCGAGAACAACAAATCATACACTCACTCAAAGCAAACAAGTCATCACTAGTATAGTAGATGTTGTCAATACATATATCTACTCCATTGCAAATATAGATCTTTCCCCAGACGGCAATCGATACTACAATCAGTCTGGGCCTACTATGCCTCCTTTATGTTACCCATTTGACTCTCAGCTCCAAGATCGCCAGTGCGGGTCTTATGAGGTGTCTATGGCAAATGCTTCACTG GTTTGGCAGAACTACACGTGCATGGTATCAGAATCTGGGCTATGCAACACCACTGGAAGGATAACGCCGGACAGATTCACACAGCTGGTGGCAGCGATTAACGAGAGTTATGCTCTTGAGCACTATACCCCACCCTTACTGTGCCTTCAAAATTGCGATTTTGTCCGGGATACATTTCAAAATATCACCTCGAATTACTGCCATCCATTGGAGCGTTACCTTAAAATGGTCAATGCAGGATTGGGGTTAATCTCAGTAGGAGTTTTGCTGTGTCTGGTTCTGTGGATATTCTATGCAAACCGCCCCCGAAGGGAGGAAGTGTTTGTGAAGATACTGTTGCCGATGAAACTAATGAGCTGCAAAAACATTTTCAACACAAACAACAAGACAACATTGTCAAGCGCAAATAGTGt
- the LOC108474604 gene encoding uncharacterized protein LOC108474604 isoform X1 codes for MKKILFRYFVSLLLLGFGCLFSVPVSAQNGPITDHVKFVFGGVNLGPWKNEISEMGEAPAPTNDEPTSTLVLAAKRTNRPDILRHFKHYLGGWDITNRHYWASVGFTGAAGFIFAALWFVSFGLFLAVYHCCGWRINIEGKKSDHSQTICLVMLILFTSVAATGCILLSIGQDEFHDEALHTLNYVVNQSDYTVQILKNVTQYLSLAKTISVAQVFLPSDVMTDIDKLNIDLNTAADTLTEKTDENAVKIKRVFNAVRLALITVAAVMLILALLGLLMSILGHQHAIHIFIVSGWLLVAVTFILYGIFVIMNNAISDTCLAMEEWVENPHAETALSNILPCVDPRTTNHTLTQSKQVITSIVDVVNTYIYSIANIDLSPDGNRYYNQSGPTMPPLCYPFDSQLQDRQCGSYEVSMANASLVWQNYTCMVSESGLCNTTGRITPDRFTQLVAAINESYALEHYTPPLLCLQNCDFVRDTFQNITSNYCHPLERYLKMVNAGLGLISVGVLLCLVLWIFYANRPRREEVFVKILLPMKLMSCKNIFNTNNKTTLSSANSV; via the exons ATGAAGAAGATTTTGTTTAGATACTTCGTTTCCTTGCTTCTTTTAGGCTTCGGCTGTTTATTCTCAGTTCCAGTTTCGGCTCAAAATGGACCGATCACAGATCATGTCAAGTTCGTTTTTG GAGGGGTGAATTTAGGTCCATGGAAGAATGAAATATCTGAAATGGGAGAAGCACCAGCTCCTACAAATGATGAACCTACAAGCACCCTGGTTTTGGCTGCAAAAAGGACAAATAGGCCGGACATTCTTCGCCATTTCAAGCATTATCTCGGTGGGTGGGATATTACCAACCGGCATTACTGGGCG TCTGTTGGATTTACAGGTGCTGCTGGATTCATTTTCGCTGCCTTATGGTTTGTTTCTTTTGGCTTGTTTCTTGCGGTGTATCATTGTTGTGGATGGAGAATAAACATCGAAGGAAAAAAATCAGATCACTCACAAACTATTTGTCTTGTAATGCTCATATTGTTCACAAGTGTTGCTGC GACTGGATGTATTCTTCTTTCTATTGGGCAAGATGAATTTCATGATGAAGCGTTGCATACTTTGAATTATGTTGTAAATCAGTCAGACTATACTGTACAGATCCTAAAGAATGTTACACAGTACCTATCTCTAGCGAAAACCATCAGTGTGGCTCAGGTTTTCCTTCCTTCCGATGTCATGACCGACATTGACAAGTTGAACATAGATCTAAACACTGCAGCAGATACACTTACTGAGAAGACTGATGAAAATGCTGTCAAAATAAAAAGAGTCTTCAATGCTGT ACGATTAGCACTGATCACCGTGGCAGCTGTGATGCTAATTTTGGCTCTGCTTGGTCTTT TGATGTCTATCCTAGGTCACCAACATGCCATTCACAT ATTCATAGTCAGCGGATGGTTGCTAGTAGCTGTTACATTCATTCTTTATGGAATTTTTGTAATCATGAACAA TGCAATTTCTGATACTTGTTTGGCTATGGAAGAATGGGTGGAAAATCCCCACGCGGAGACTGCTCTTAGTAACATCCTTCCTTGTGTTGATCCGAGAACAACAAATCATACACTCACTCAAAGCAAACAAGTCATCACTAGTATAGTAGATGTTGTCAATACATATATCTACTCCATTGCAAATATAGATCTTTCCCCAGACGGCAATCGATACTACAATCAGTCTGGGCCTACTATGCCTCCTTTATGTTACCCATTTGACTCTCAGCTCCAAGATCGCCAGTGCGGGTCTTATGAGGTGTCTATGGCAAATGCTTCACTG GTTTGGCAGAACTACACGTGCATGGTATCAGAATCTGGGCTATGCAACACCACTGGAAGGATAACGCCGGACAGATTCACACAGCTGGTGGCAGCGATTAACGAGAGTTATGCTCTTGAGCACTATACCCCACCCTTACTGTGCCTTCAAAATTGCGATTTTGTCCGGGATACATTTCAAAATATCACCTCGAATTACTGCCATCCATTGGAGCGTTACCTTAAAATGGTCAATGCAGGATTGGGGTTAATCTCAGTAGGAGTTTTGCTGTGTCTGGTTCTGTGGATATTCTATGCAAACCGCCCCCGAAGGGAGGAAGTGTTTGTGAAGATACTGTTGCCGATGAAACTAATGAGCTGCAAAAACATTTTCAACACAAACAACAAGACAACATTGTCAAGCGCAAATAGTGt